The nucleotide sequence AGCTCGAGGAGCGCGTACGCGGCGGCGTGCAGTCGGTGCCCGGCGAAGCGCTGCGGCTGTACTGGGATGGCATGCCGGTGTGGGGACGGCTTCGTGCGCTCTCCACGACATTCGCTGAGTTCCACACAGCGGTGGTCGCGTCTACCTACTGCAATAGCTGGATCTTCTCGATGCTCGACCCTGCCGATCCTTGGCGCTCGATGGCGCGCGCATCGGTGGAGTTGTTCATCGCGCGCTCCGATGGCCCGAAGGAGCGCTACATAGAACGCATGGTGGAGCTGTACGGCGTGGACGGCATCGTCTTTCACGACTGCCGAACCTGCCCCAATAACACGAACACGCGCTACGGCATGCCACGTCGGTTGTCCGAAAAACTTGGCATCCCCACACTCGTACTCGACGGCGACGTCAACGACTTGCGCTGTTTCTCCGACGAGCAAGCGCGTACGAACATCGAAGGCTTTGTGGAGCAACTCGCGGACGCGCGCACCCACGCTAGCCGAGCGACGAGATAATGGCGCGCTTTGCCGGCGTGGACAGCGGGTCGTGGAACACGAAAGCCGTGGTCATTGACGACGCGGGCCACGTGCTCGGCACCAGCGTGGTGCGCTCCGGCGCCGATCTTACCGTGGCGGCGGAGCGGGCCTATGCCGAAGCGCTCGCGGTCGCTGGCTGTTCGGCGGCTGATGTGTCTGCGGTGTGGTCTACGGGCTTCGGGCGTAATGCCGTGCCATTTGCGAATGGATCGCGCACAGAACTGGACTGCCATGGCCGTGGCGCGGCGTTTCATGTGCAGGGACCACTGGTGGTGATCGACATTGGCGGACAAGATGCCAAGGTGATTCGGATTGATGCGAATGGGCAGCGGCTTTCGCATCGGATGAATCGCAAGTGCGCCGCAGGCACGGGAAGCTTTCTCGACGAAATCGCCCTCCGGCTCGGCATCGACACAGCCGCGTTGGACCCGCTGGCAGCGGGCGCCACAGAAGAGTTGGAGCTCTCGAGTTTCTGCACGGTGTTTGCTGGCACGGAGCTGCTCACACTCATTCGATCGGGCCGACGTCCCGCCGACTTGGCGATGGCGGCGTACCGATCGCTGATGAAGCGCGTCATCGCGATGGATGTGTTTGAGGGGCGCGTTGTGGCGACCGGCGGCGTCGTCGCGCATCACCCTACCATGGTGACGCTACTCTCAGAGGCGACGGGGACCGAAGTGATCGTGCCACCACATCCGCAGGAAATGGGCGCCTTTGGCGCGGCGCTCGCGGCTCGTGACGGCGCGGTGTCGGTGGGGCCAGGCAGTGTGCCGGCTGCACCTCGCACAACGACGCCGACGGAAGGTGACGATGCCGACTGACCACACGGACGGCGCACCGGGCGCCATGAAGCACGCACTCGCCGCCATTCGCGAGGGTGATATCATCCGCTCCCAACTGGAGCCGGTGGGAGTGCCCGAAAGTATTGGCGGGTTGCTCTCGCGTAACGTAGCGCGCTTTGGCAATCACGCGGTGTTCAGCGAACTGCGCGATGGTGAATACCGCGCGGTGTCGTGGACTGATTTTGCGCGAAACGTGGCGTCGTTCGGTTCGTTCCTTGCGTCGGCGGGCGTCGGCCCGGGCACACGGGTGGCGATGGTGTCGCCCAACCGCGGCGAGATGCTCGTCGCAGAGTTTG is from Gemmatimonadota bacterium and encodes:
- a CDS encoding acyl-CoA dehydratase activase — encoded protein: MARFAGVDSGSWNTKAVVIDDAGHVLGTSVVRSGADLTVAAERAYAEALAVAGCSAADVSAVWSTGFGRNAVPFANGSRTELDCHGRGAAFHVQGPLVVIDIGGQDAKVIRIDANGQRLSHRMNRKCAAGTGSFLDEIALRLGIDTAALDPLAAGATEELELSSFCTVFAGTELLTLIRSGRRPADLAMAAYRSLMKRVIAMDVFEGRVVATGGVVAHHPTMVTLLSEATGTEVIVPPHPQEMGAFGAALAARDGAVSVGPGSVPAAPRTTTPTEGDDAD